A genome region from Natranaeroarchaeum sulfidigenes includes the following:
- a CDS encoding TRAM domain-containing protein, whose product MEISEQLHCLFTSTVEDDGESYTVEIPTQEVQLGYLQENETYRVALLPTSSSETSNESDAQSADESEPPAPPVKEGEQRTVEIESLGDQGDGLTRVERGFVVIVPDTERGERVTVEITEVKETVAFAEVLKRVSYYE is encoded by the coding sequence ATGGAAATCTCCGAGCAACTACATTGTCTGTTTACCAGTACTGTTGAAGACGACGGCGAGTCGTACACTGTGGAGATTCCGACGCAAGAGGTGCAGCTTGGATATCTCCAAGAAAACGAAACGTATCGTGTCGCCTTACTCCCCACCTCGTCGAGTGAGACATCCAACGAGAGCGACGCTCAATCAGCAGACGAATCTGAGCCACCAGCGCCACCGGTTAAAGAGGGCGAACAGCGCACTGTTGAAATCGAGAGTCTCGGTGATCAAGGCGACGGGCTCACGCGTGTTGAGCGGGGGTTCGTCGTAATCGTTCCCGATACCGAGCGCGGTGAACGCGTTACCGTGGAGATCACCGAGGTAAAGGAGACAGTTGCCTTCGCGGAGGTGCTCAAACGAGTGAGCTACTACGAGTAA
- a CDS encoding ribbon-helix-helix domain-containing protein — protein MSTSDDPRRVHFQSPEYLVDRLDAIADLFDKDRTDLLVEAIREYIEETADSETFQELVATKYYDGQLEFETVKQLVGAETAQRLRLLKADLEDEPLNIDAPDDVDVYDGDAITVDTVDDDR, from the coding sequence ATGAGCACGAGCGATGACCCACGACGGGTCCATTTTCAGTCGCCGGAGTACCTCGTTGACCGGCTTGACGCGATTGCCGATCTCTTCGACAAAGATCGGACGGATCTGCTCGTCGAAGCTATCCGCGAGTATATCGAAGAGACCGCTGACAGCGAGACGTTCCAGGAGCTGGTCGCCACGAAGTACTACGACGGCCAGCTTGAGTTCGAAACGGTCAAGCAGTTGGTCGGCGCCGAGACTGCTCAGCGACTCCGTCTCCTCAAAGCCGACCTCGAAGACGAACCGCTCAATATCGACGCGCCCGATGATGTCGACGTCTATGATGGCGATGCGATCACGGTCGACACCGTAGACGACGATCGATGA
- a CDS encoding rubrerythrin-like domain-containing protein, which translates to MVKPNPTSTQTTLYVCQECGDGVEASEYMSRCPDCGGVLQNTTVPHD; encoded by the coding sequence ATGGTCAAACCTAATCCCACATCCACCCAGACAACGCTGTACGTATGCCAAGAGTGCGGAGACGGTGTCGAAGCGTCCGAGTACATGAGTCGGTGCCCCGACTGTGGCGGAGTCCTGCAAAACACCACTGTTCCCCACGACTAA
- a CDS encoding hydrogenase maturation nickel metallochaperone HypA, translating to MSLTGRLKHYVYRSSEGEPYMCGNCGAEFDIQYHVCPECGGFGVERQHWEFIE from the coding sequence GTGAGTCTGACCGGGCGGTTAAAACACTACGTCTACAGGTCGTCCGAGGGAGAGCCCTACATGTGTGGCAACTGTGGGGCTGAATTCGATATCCAGTATCATGTCTGTCCCGAGTGTGGCGGATTCGGTGTCGAGCGCCAACACTGGGAGTTCATCGAGTAG
- a CDS encoding DUF7344 domain-containing protein produces the protein MDENLEPGARDLQQTDDLFSSTERERPISPDRLLSAVANEHRRAILNSLTTASDKTLEHDALVDRVADRVGDENAERASDEHRQRIRIALHHTHLPKLEELRIIDYETETGLVQFVGGELEQDLLTLVKSYDGYE, from the coding sequence ATGGATGAGAATCTAGAGCCGGGGGCACGTGATCTCCAACAGACCGACGATCTTTTCAGCTCAACGGAACGGGAGAGACCAATCTCCCCCGATAGGCTTCTGTCGGCAGTAGCGAACGAACATCGACGGGCAATCCTCAACTCTCTGACTACCGCATCGGATAAGACACTGGAACACGATGCACTCGTAGACCGGGTTGCAGACAGGGTTGGAGACGAAAACGCTGAGCGAGCATCCGATGAACATCGCCAACGCATCCGGATCGCCCTTCACCATACCCATCTCCCAAAACTGGAGGAGCTCCGGATAATCGACTACGAGACCGAGACGGGACTCGTCCAGTTTGTTGGCGGTGAACTGGAACAAGATCTCCTGACGCTGGTCAAGTCATACGACGGCTACGAGTGA
- a CDS encoding HalOD1 output domain-containing protein, with protein MPVVDAQYSPESGRSPAEVIIDALAEAGGVDPLELPPLYEFVDGDALNSLFEEHDGANNGDALLSFRVENWNVFIRADGRIRVCDGTRPTDPEPVFESTPI; from the coding sequence ATGCCAGTCGTTGATGCCCAGTACAGTCCCGAGAGTGGTCGATCTCCCGCGGAAGTCATCATTGATGCTCTGGCAGAAGCGGGCGGGGTTGACCCGCTCGAACTTCCGCCGCTGTATGAATTCGTTGACGGGGACGCCCTCAACAGTCTGTTCGAGGAGCACGACGGAGCAAACAATGGTGATGCTCTCCTCAGTTTTCGAGTCGAGAACTGGAACGTGTTCATCCGTGCCGATGGCCGCATCCGAGTTTGTGATGGCACTCGACCCACCGACCCGGAACCAGTCTTCGAATCCACTCCGATCTAA
- a CDS encoding HNH endonuclease, producing MTGKTPDSGRHAYTENEDVQDDDPATVREFLDEVDVDPAALESVDDLQEVVELDIFTEEEETIDPDDVDLEEVLDAPVTVEENRTQTGVVRQSTQDYPPDWDRRRQRVYSRDDYQCENCRRRGGPYGDVELHAHHIVPKSRGGVHRFENLVTLCEPCHDAVHSGNAVAPTAITEAEAEPSTFAEVLAGIKSAKTAYRRWKRMYRKFSRLGP from the coding sequence ATGACGGGAAAAACGCCCGACAGCGGTAGGCACGCTTACACTGAGAATGAAGATGTTCAGGACGATGATCCCGCGACAGTTCGTGAGTTTCTTGACGAGGTGGATGTCGATCCTGCCGCCCTGGAGAGTGTTGACGATCTGCAGGAGGTCGTTGAGCTGGACATCTTTACGGAGGAAGAGGAGACGATCGATCCAGACGATGTCGATCTTGAGGAAGTCCTCGATGCCCCCGTAACTGTCGAAGAAAACCGGACTCAAACGGGGGTCGTCCGCCAATCAACGCAGGACTACCCTCCTGATTGGGATCGGCGTCGACAGCGAGTGTACAGCCGTGACGACTACCAGTGTGAAAACTGCCGTCGCCGAGGGGGGCCGTATGGTGATGTCGAATTACACGCTCATCACATCGTTCCGAAATCACGTGGTGGGGTTCACCGCTTCGAGAATCTCGTTACGTTGTGTGAACCATGTCACGATGCCGTTCACTCGGGAAATGCGGTCGCACCGACAGCGATTACGGAAGCCGAAGCCGAACCGTCTACTTTCGCGGAAGTGCTCGCTGGGATCAAATCTGCGAAAACGGCGTACCGCCGATGGAAGCGGATGTACCGAAAGTTCTCCCGACTAGGCCCATAA
- a CDS encoding exodeoxyribonuclease VII small subunit produces MAAYEDVDIESRIDRLEEIAETLEDGEVGLETAKELREEADDHLVALRKALDVDDGELIEIDDAGSTAEDH; encoded by the coding sequence ATGGCTGCATACGAGGATGTCGATATCGAGTCGCGGATCGACCGTCTCGAAGAGATTGCTGAGACACTTGAAGACGGCGAAGTTGGGCTGGAAACCGCCAAGGAACTCCGCGAGGAGGCGGATGACCATCTTGTTGCGTTGCGGAAGGCACTGGATGTGGATGATGGGGAATTAATCGAAATAGACGATGCTGGTAGCACGGCCGAAGACCACTGA
- a CDS encoding DUF7837 family putative zinc-binding protein has translation MNTDEATLGRCPDCGEPIHRARLLVEYEKDDGTVGIWAECTSCDTVVAPE, from the coding sequence ATGAATACAGACGAAGCAACTCTCGGTCGCTGTCCGGACTGTGGTGAGCCGATCCATAGAGCGCGACTGCTTGTCGAGTACGAGAAAGACGATGGCACCGTAGGGATTTGGGCCGAGTGCACGAGTTGTGATACAGTTGTCGCGCCTGAGTAA
- a CDS encoding metallophosphoesterase, which produces MGPTVATDGSHHVDSVADLRSSASEGPPTIVQISDIHGYLESARSALLAVGEVDEFDPIVEADDQGRLHWACDDEYVLVFNGDMVDRGPASDECLDLVWRLQSEAPPGHVRYHLGNHEMALVLPDVLHWPHWYVGNQPPSVSRMYYTAIREGRISVAFEGYEYTYTHAGSNDPIDVSSLNQSLQDAARMLLAAMDENEWAQVQQELVDQYPAVFGTGGTSGRGPGAGVLWLDYQYLSDDAPQQIVGHTRQRKPTRDGNVICGNVIRKNQGSIGGEGVIVETPDDVGVVVRKEDESASCTFFSEVE; this is translated from the coding sequence ATGGGACCCACGGTAGCAACAGATGGTTCGCATCACGTTGACAGCGTTGCCGATCTCAGAAGCTCAGCATCAGAAGGTCCTCCGACGATCGTCCAAATTAGTGATATCCACGGCTATTTGGAGAGTGCTCGCAGTGCACTGTTGGCTGTCGGAGAAGTTGATGAGTTCGATCCCATCGTCGAAGCTGATGATCAGGGTCGACTCCACTGGGCCTGCGATGACGAGTATGTTCTTGTGTTCAATGGCGATATGGTTGACCGCGGGCCTGCCAGCGACGAATGTCTCGACCTAGTATGGCGACTCCAGTCTGAGGCACCACCTGGACACGTCCGGTATCACCTTGGGAACCACGAAATGGCATTGGTGCTTCCCGATGTGCTTCACTGGCCGCACTGGTACGTCGGGAACCAGCCCCCATCGGTCAGCCGAATGTATTATACTGCAATCCGCGAGGGGCGCATCTCTGTAGCGTTCGAGGGGTACGAGTACACGTATACTCACGCGGGTTCGAACGATCCGATCGATGTCTCGTCACTCAATCAGTCACTGCAGGATGCTGCACGGATGTTACTTGCTGCAATGGACGAGAACGAATGGGCGCAGGTACAACAGGAACTCGTCGATCAATATCCGGCGGTGTTTGGAACCGGTGGGACATCAGGACGTGGTCCAGGTGCGGGTGTTCTCTGGCTCGACTACCAGTACCTGTCCGACGATGCTCCACAACAAATTGTCGGACATACCCGACAGAGAAAGCCCACCCGCGATGGGAACGTGATCTGTGGCAACGTCATCCGGAAAAACCAGGGCTCGATCGGTGGTGAAGGTGTCATTGTCGAAACGCCTGACGACGTGGGAGTTGTGGTACGGAAAGAGGACGAGTCGGCGTCGTGTACGTTCTTTTCAGAAGTGGAATAA
- a CDS encoding tyrosine-type recombinase/integrase — protein sequence MDTENGSKEITDALEGMVGEDADHVEKERQEWYDWMREKGKSPLKHEPVAESNADNYYRRLDQLHRAAIEYFEPDDKACLTPDQADELLLLLARDEIQKENDEDYSSASKRKFSDALRKYFSWRYHEGPLDFEWRPRVNFTDGNHTSAAELSYEEMGLLLEAAQSYHKLPSYYDTPPEERDRINGLVAQRLSKPKEDVVRKDWQRADQSSKISSLTSVGYDAGLLPAEVEEAEVSWYKPDQQILKIPREKAAKEREKFEVSLSDESCEWMSRWVRERRHLAKYDGSNKLWLNREGNPYQSGSLCNIVRKLCEEADIPTEDREVRWYSLRHTLGRHMKSDGSLAQVNDQLRHETFETTVSTYGDSAAEERQQTLNKSRRKAKRAAEDPEYNPYADDNADNTSEQVSRSSSDADKVVTDAGGGDVHIDAFIDNTSEAKVDITRKILSDQESPDDRSSTSDD from the coding sequence ATGGATACAGAAAACGGAAGCAAGGAAATAACAGACGCATTGGAAGGAATGGTCGGAGAGGACGCCGATCACGTCGAAAAAGAGCGGCAAGAGTGGTATGATTGGATGAGAGAGAAGGGGAAATCCCCGCTCAAGCACGAACCGGTGGCGGAATCGAATGCTGATAATTACTATCGTCGTCTCGACCAGCTCCATAGGGCTGCGATCGAGTACTTCGAACCAGACGACAAGGCCTGTCTCACCCCCGACCAAGCAGACGAACTGCTGTTGCTATTGGCACGCGATGAGATACAAAAAGAGAATGACGAGGATTACTCGTCTGCCTCGAAAAGAAAGTTCTCAGACGCGCTGAGAAAGTATTTCAGTTGGAGATACCATGAGGGGCCTCTGGACTTTGAGTGGCGGCCGAGAGTCAATTTTACAGACGGGAATCACACGTCAGCTGCTGAATTATCATACGAGGAGATGGGGTTGTTGTTGGAAGCAGCGCAATCGTACCATAAACTTCCGTCCTACTACGACACCCCACCGGAAGAACGCGACAGGATCAACGGCCTCGTTGCACAGCGACTTAGCAAACCAAAAGAAGATGTCGTGCGAAAGGATTGGCAGCGCGCAGACCAGAGCAGTAAAATCTCTTCACTCACCAGTGTTGGATACGACGCTGGCCTACTCCCGGCCGAAGTCGAAGAAGCAGAGGTCAGCTGGTATAAACCAGATCAGCAGATTTTGAAGATCCCGCGCGAGAAGGCTGCAAAAGAGCGAGAGAAGTTTGAGGTGTCATTGTCTGACGAATCGTGTGAGTGGATGAGTCGCTGGGTACGAGAGCGACGACACCTCGCAAAGTATGATGGATCCAATAAACTCTGGCTCAACAGAGAGGGGAACCCGTACCAGTCAGGGAGCCTGTGTAATATCGTACGGAAGCTCTGTGAGGAAGCCGACATACCGACTGAGGACCGCGAAGTGAGATGGTACAGTCTCCGGCACACCCTGGGCAGACATATGAAATCGGACGGCAGTCTGGCGCAAGTGAACGATCAACTTCGGCACGAAACGTTCGAGACTACCGTCTCTACATACGGTGATTCGGCTGCCGAAGAAAGACAACAAACTCTCAACAAGAGCCGTCGGAAGGCAAAGCGAGCTGCTGAAGATCCCGAGTATAACCCATACGCGGACGACAATGCAGACAACACCAGCGAGCAGGTATCGAGATCATCAAGCGACGCGGATAAAGTTGTGACTGACGCTGGAGGGGGAGATGTACACATCGACGCCTTCATCGATAATACGAGCGAAGCAAAAGTCGATATCACTCGCAAAATCTTGTCGGACCAAGAATCGCCGGATGATCGCTCGTCGACTTCGGACGACTAG
- a CDS encoding HsdM family class I SAM-dependent methyltransferase encodes MSREVSEQSNCWNLSVSTGETYGAPTPDSITDLCQYVAPPEGIIEHETTELHGDNAEENFDEELLEVITTTAHTIVSRLDGNIASDCQDELAAWCDSHGLNSIDQCERRTIIARQAVFSLWLKASLYEWYHDRGELPSLGSDLQEAFQQAKDKTECPGFDQNVLDEVVHLADEAHKQAVVAQRHRLVNSTKPAVVIGRLYEALLSNDGRDTLGQYRTPQSIGRVMRRWATTSGDTVLDPGMGSAALSSPGFPGWMLHSDPDHVHGIDRSPLSRLMGTVTLTLVGQEHTTQTTDYLSIAPQQVSETVDAIVCNPPYVRYNELSTEYRATLNEQAERLAGFEIPGKTPLHGYFIYHAGACLSPGDRMAIIVPHHVLHRQYGEAIKRYLLDRFRIHGLALYDPKKESVFDTADTTALLLFLEASSQTEPAGTTRLISIEDVENTGWHRELQTDTPGTRDWGHVIHVEQPELQPEEDWSQQLKTLTVDTTNLTPLSEIADVTRGISTGDNGFFCLSQAEVEEYGIDNQHLQPLIRKVSTVTGYEYRSNDWRAHREANREAWLLYLDDLDEVPAELVEAKETRGTWGVANLSRDEPVQRSAGVYDYLHEAVPDITSTKLQNRAPWYRVDRRDSPQIVMPTLSRDGFDTILNHSSALILNNGNGIYPDPSLTQNEIKALAAFLNSTVGEELLRYHAETRPSGAYRITSGSLGDVQVIDPRILDPDVIADLAALFDELSEPGSDDGNTVDRIDAALADSIL; translated from the coding sequence ATGTCACGTGAAGTATCAGAACAGTCAAACTGTTGGAATCTCTCGGTATCGACTGGGGAAACCTATGGCGCCCCGACTCCCGACTCGATTACCGATCTATGTCAGTACGTGGCCCCGCCTGAAGGCATAATCGAACACGAAACCACGGAACTCCACGGAGATAACGCTGAAGAAAACTTCGATGAAGAGCTCCTCGAAGTGATCACGACGACAGCCCACACGATTGTTTCTCGACTGGACGGAAACATAGCGAGTGACTGTCAAGACGAACTGGCTGCTTGGTGTGATTCCCACGGGCTTAACTCGATTGATCAGTGTGAGCGACGAACTATTATCGCACGACAAGCGGTGTTCAGCCTCTGGCTCAAGGCGTCACTCTACGAGTGGTATCACGACCGCGGCGAGCTTCCCTCGCTTGGATCCGATCTGCAAGAGGCGTTCCAGCAAGCAAAAGATAAGACGGAGTGTCCGGGCTTCGATCAAAACGTACTCGATGAAGTAGTGCACCTTGCAGATGAAGCACACAAACAGGCAGTCGTGGCCCAACGGCATCGACTGGTAAACTCGACAAAGCCCGCAGTAGTCATCGGACGGCTGTACGAAGCACTGCTATCGAATGACGGGCGAGATACTCTCGGGCAGTACCGCACACCACAATCGATTGGACGGGTGATGCGGAGGTGGGCAACCACCAGCGGAGACACCGTGCTTGACCCTGGAATGGGTTCGGCAGCATTATCCTCTCCCGGATTCCCCGGCTGGATGCTGCATAGTGACCCCGATCACGTGCACGGCATCGATCGCTCGCCACTCTCCCGACTCATGGGAACTGTCACGCTTACTCTCGTCGGACAGGAGCACACGACTCAGACCACAGATTACCTCTCCATTGCACCACAACAGGTGTCGGAGACGGTCGATGCGATTGTCTGCAACCCTCCCTACGTACGATACAACGAGTTGTCGACAGAGTATCGAGCAACTCTAAACGAGCAGGCAGAACGGTTAGCTGGCTTCGAAATTCCCGGCAAAACCCCGTTGCACGGGTACTTCATCTACCATGCCGGTGCGTGTCTTTCACCCGGCGACCGTATGGCTATCATCGTCCCGCATCACGTCCTCCATCGCCAGTACGGTGAGGCGATCAAACGTTACTTATTGGATCGCTTCCGTATTCACGGTCTCGCGCTCTACGATCCGAAGAAGGAATCAGTGTTCGACACAGCTGATACGACGGCACTCCTGTTGTTCCTCGAAGCCTCAAGCCAAACTGAACCCGCTGGAACAACTCGCCTCATTTCCATCGAGGACGTAGAAAACACCGGATGGCACCGCGAACTACAAACAGATACCCCGGGAACTCGGGACTGGGGACACGTAATCCACGTTGAGCAACCAGAGTTACAACCCGAGGAGGACTGGTCTCAACAACTTAAGACGCTCACTGTGGACACAACTAACCTGACTCCACTCTCTGAGATTGCCGATGTCACGCGCGGGATCTCAACCGGAGACAACGGGTTTTTTTGCTTGTCCCAAGCCGAAGTTGAGGAGTATGGAATTGACAACCAGCATTTGCAGCCGCTCATCCGAAAAGTATCGACGGTAACCGGATACGAATACCGCAGCAACGATTGGCGAGCCCATCGGGAAGCCAACCGGGAGGCCTGGTTACTATATCTCGATGATCTTGACGAAGTTCCCGCGGAACTTGTTGAGGCAAAAGAGACGCGGGGAACGTGGGGAGTGGCCAATCTGTCGAGGGACGAACCTGTGCAACGCTCTGCTGGCGTGTATGACTACCTACACGAGGCGGTTCCGGACATCACTTCGACGAAACTTCAGAACAGAGCGCCATGGTACCGAGTTGATCGCCGGGACTCACCTCAGATTGTCATGCCAACACTCTCGCGTGACGGATTCGATACGATTCTCAACCACTCGTCCGCGCTGATCCTGAACAACGGGAACGGAATCTACCCTGACCCATCACTGACTCAAAACGAAATCAAAGCACTGGCCGCATTCCTGAACAGCACCGTTGGCGAAGAGTTGCTTCGATACCACGCGGAGACCCGGCCAAGTGGTGCCTATCGAATCACGTCCGGATCACTCGGCGATGTGCAGGTCATTGACCCGCGAATACTGGATCCAGATGTCATAGCCGATCTCGCAGCTTTGTTTGACGAGCTATCGGAACCTGGGTCTGACGACGGAAACACCGTTGACCGAATTGACGCTGCGTTGGCCGATTCCATACTCTAA